One part of the Halopenitus persicus genome encodes these proteins:
- a CDS encoding DUF5809 family protein, translating to METRGLIAPETVAEARDRYAEAGPAAQVVVRETAKAMSFDAAEYDERVTGDVVETARDALFASLLEVHVADRDAFDEWLASHDRYADADVELLGSEHVDRIVWHAAPIAESVVAATFHEEEAAAVGTLRRNAFGRIYRDRLRREAEE from the coding sequence ATGGAAACACGAGGACTGATCGCTCCCGAGACGGTCGCGGAGGCCCGGGATCGCTACGCGGAGGCCGGCCCGGCGGCGCAGGTGGTCGTCCGGGAGACCGCGAAGGCGATGTCGTTCGACGCCGCGGAGTACGACGAGCGCGTGACCGGCGACGTCGTGGAAACGGCGCGTGACGCCCTGTTCGCCTCGCTTCTGGAGGTGCACGTCGCCGACCGCGACGCCTTCGACGAGTGGCTCGCGTCCCACGACCGGTACGCCGACGCGGACGTCGAGCTGCTCGGATCCGAGCACGTCGACCGGATCGTCTGGCACGCGGCGCCGATCGCCGAGTCGGTCGTCGCCGCGACGTTCCACGAGGAGGAGGCGGCCGCGGTCGGGACCCTGCGTCGGAACGCGTTCGGACGAATCTACCGGGATCGGCTGCGACGCGAAGCCGAGGAGTGA
- the spt4 gene encoding transcription elongation factor subunit Spt4, whose translation MAEDRLACRECHFVNDPDSQTCELCGSSSLTEDWAGYVIITHPESSRIAEEMNVTEPGSYALKVR comes from the coding sequence ATGGCCGAGGACCGCCTCGCATGCCGGGAATGTCACTTCGTGAACGATCCCGATTCACAGACCTGCGAGCTGTGCGGGTCCTCCTCGCTGACCGAGGACTGGGCCGGCTACGTCATCATCACGCATCCCGAATCGAGCCGGATCGCCGAGGAGATGAACGTCACCGAGCCCGGGTCCTACGCCCTGAAGGTCCGGTAG
- a CDS encoding COG1361 S-layer family protein, with the protein MSSNRVSILLALLVVGAALGGVALVPATSVAQQQSGQVIGQPDITFATASGEVAAGTADELRIAITNRGTITRGGPSQYEERVTTAEGMTMRIDDSNVPIDVQAGQITIGNLPTGFAERTVPITIAESAEPGTYRLPIKYEYQSTYLVDYKPYGTDYNDFTRSRTGSITVEVTEDARFEVVETNATAQVGDRSDVSLTLRNVGTQPAEDASVVTESRSNALTFESGAASSNAFVGAWEPGETRTINYTVSLASDAARRGYTLDLSVNYEDTDGIAATSEPMTAGVTTVAEQSFAFEDVTSSLRVGEDGEIEGTVRNTGPQTADGVVVRYADDSSAILPVEESVAVGSLGPGETASFALPIEVSSESEAGAKSVGFAVSYRNQNGDRRSYDKLDVTADVAPERDQFDVSLDNATIESGGSRTLSVAVTNNLDETATDVEARLFADDPLDTGTTDTGYVQSIEPGETVTVTFELTAAGTATPQKTYPISFDFRYDDADGNSQLSNTVRVPVDVVEAEEGGLPIPLILGAILGLVAIAAIVRYRRQ; encoded by the coding sequence ATGAGTTCGAATCGCGTGTCCATCCTCCTCGCCCTCCTCGTCGTGGGCGCCGCTCTCGGCGGCGTCGCTCTCGTGCCCGCGACGAGCGTAGCCCAACAGCAGTCCGGACAGGTGATCGGACAACCGGACATCACGTTTGCAACGGCTTCCGGCGAGGTCGCTGCCGGTACGGCCGACGAGCTTCGGATCGCGATCACGAATCGCGGTACGATCACACGGGGGGGACCCTCCCAGTACGAGGAGCGTGTCACGACCGCGGAAGGAATGACGATGCGGATCGATGACTCGAACGTCCCCATCGACGTCCAAGCCGGGCAGATCACGATCGGAAACCTCCCGACTGGGTTCGCCGAACGGACCGTCCCGATCACGATCGCCGAAAGCGCCGAACCGGGAACCTACCGGCTCCCGATCAAATACGAGTACCAGTCCACGTATCTCGTTGATTATAAACCATACGGCACGGACTACAATGATTTCACGCGCTCACGGACGGGATCGATCACGGTCGAAGTGACCGAGGACGCTCGCTTCGAGGTCGTCGAGACGAACGCCACCGCCCAGGTCGGTGACCGGAGCGACGTGTCCCTGACGCTTCGCAACGTCGGCACCCAGCCCGCGGAGGACGCGAGCGTGGTGACCGAGTCACGAAGCAACGCGTTGACGTTCGAATCCGGCGCGGCAAGCTCGAACGCGTTCGTCGGTGCCTGGGAACCCGGGGAGACGCGGACGATCAACTACACCGTCTCGCTGGCCAGCGACGCCGCTCGTCGGGGATACACGCTCGATCTCTCCGTGAACTACGAGGACACCGACGGCATCGCGGCGACCTCGGAGCCGATGACGGCCGGGGTCACGACCGTCGCCGAGCAGTCGTTCGCCTTCGAGGACGTCACCTCGTCGCTCCGGGTCGGCGAGGACGGCGAGATCGAGGGCACCGTTCGAAACACCGGGCCGCAGACGGCGGACGGCGTCGTGGTTCGATACGCCGACGACTCCTCGGCGATACTGCCCGTCGAGGAATCGGTCGCCGTCGGATCGCTCGGGCCGGGCGAGACCGCGTCGTTCGCCCTGCCGATCGAGGTGAGCAGCGAGTCGGAGGCCGGCGCGAAGTCGGTCGGCTTCGCGGTCAGCTACCGGAACCAGAACGGCGACCGGCGGAGTTACGACAAGCTCGACGTGACCGCTGACGTCGCGCCCGAGCGCGACCAGTTCGACGTCTCGCTCGACAACGCGACGATCGAGTCCGGCGGTTCGCGAACGCTCTCGGTTGCGGTCACGAACAACCTCGACGAGACGGCCACGGACGTCGAGGCGCGGCTGTTCGCCGACGATCCGCTCGACACCGGCACGACCGACACCGGATACGTTCAGTCCATCGAGCCGGGCGAGACCGTCACGGTGACCTTCGAGCTGACCGCCGCCGGAACCGCGACTCCTCAAAAGACGTACCCCATCTCCTTCGACTTCCGGTACGACGACGCGGACGGGAACAGCCAGCTATCGAACACGGTTCGGGTTCCGGTCGACGTGGTCGAAGCCGAGGAAGGCGGACTCCCGATCCCGCTGATCCTCGGTGCGATCCTCGGTCTCGTGGCCATTGCGGCGATCGTCCGCTACCGGAG
- the cofH gene encoding 7,8-didemethyl-8-hydroxy-5-deazariboflavin synthase subunit CofH: MTSAREVDPADLEFEHVPETDQSFENALANARDGRRLSVADGIELITTGTDIPGIDPKRKEAVLEAADRRRAAVVGEEVTFVANLNNNVTTACNTGCLFCNFKDTAHAFEADSGIDHSGFTKTPAESREIVADALEMGISEVTSVSGLHPAFALNEEHHEILRAHANPEREVNYKPPEVYATDPGTYREQLAAMSVGDVHLHSMTPEEAAHAKRGTEWSYEDVYRELADAGLDSAPGTAAEILVDEVRDVICPGKIRTDDWVAAMEGAMAAGLDTTATIMYGHVENAAHRVRHLEVVRDLQDRTGGIREFVPLSFVHENTPLAKHGVVDSGASDAEDELLIAVSRLFLDNVDHVQSSWVKYGDAKGLKLLNCGADDFMGTILSEEITARAGGEFGEFRSVADYVEMIDAIGRVPVERSTDYRTRRRIDPDDPDAKPFGPTIGPRADGTPLLPDDAGGPGERGPAPADD, encoded by the coding sequence ATGACGTCGGCGCGCGAAGTGGATCCGGCGGATCTCGAGTTCGAGCACGTCCCGGAGACGGACCAGTCGTTCGAGAACGCGCTCGCGAACGCCCGGGACGGACGCCGGCTGTCGGTCGCCGACGGGATCGAGCTCATCACGACCGGCACGGACATACCGGGGATCGACCCGAAGCGCAAGGAGGCCGTGCTCGAGGCCGCCGACCGCCGGCGCGCCGCGGTCGTCGGCGAGGAGGTCACCTTCGTCGCCAACCTCAACAACAACGTCACGACCGCCTGCAACACGGGCTGTCTGTTCTGCAACTTCAAGGACACCGCCCACGCCTTCGAGGCTGACAGCGGGATCGACCATTCGGGATTCACCAAGACGCCCGCCGAGTCCCGCGAGATCGTCGCCGACGCCCTCGAGATGGGAATCTCAGAGGTGACCTCCGTTTCGGGGCTCCATCCCGCCTTCGCGTTGAACGAGGAGCATCACGAGATCCTCCGTGCGCACGCGAACCCCGAACGCGAGGTGAACTACAAGCCCCCCGAGGTCTACGCCACCGATCCGGGAACCTACCGCGAACAGCTGGCGGCGATGTCGGTCGGCGACGTCCACCTCCACTCGATGACCCCCGAAGAGGCCGCCCACGCGAAACGCGGCACCGAGTGGAGCTACGAGGACGTCTACCGGGAGCTGGCCGACGCGGGTCTCGACAGCGCGCCGGGTACCGCCGCCGAGATCCTCGTCGACGAGGTCCGGGACGTGATCTGTCCCGGCAAGATCCGGACCGACGACTGGGTGGCCGCCATGGAGGGCGCGATGGCCGCCGGCCTCGACACCACCGCGACGATCATGTACGGTCACGTCGAGAACGCGGCCCACCGCGTCCGCCACCTCGAGGTCGTTCGCGATCTGCAGGACCGGACCGGCGGGATCCGCGAGTTCGTCCCGCTCTCGTTCGTCCACGAGAACACCCCCCTCGCGAAACACGGCGTCGTCGACTCCGGCGCCAGCGACGCCGAGGACGAGCTGCTGATCGCCGTCTCCCGACTCTTTCTGGACAACGTCGACCACGTCCAGTCCTCCTGGGTCAAATACGGCGACGCGAAGGGGCTCAAGCTCCTCAACTGCGGCGCCGACGACTTCATGGGAACGATCCTCTCCGAGGAGATCACCGCCCGCGCCGGCGGCGAGTTCGGCGAGTTCCGCAGCGTCGCGGACTACGTCGAGATGATCGACGCGATCGGCCGCGTCCCCGTCGAGCGCTCGACCGACTACCGGACGCGCCGCCGTATCGATCCCGACGACCCCGACGCGAAGCCCTTCGGCCCGACGATCGGCCCCCGGGCCGACGGCACCCCGCTGCTCCCCGACGACGCCGGCGGTCCGGGCGAACGTGGCCCCGCGCCCGCGGACGATTAG
- a CDS encoding DNA-directed RNA polymerase: MYKRVRLTDTVEVPPKHLADVSNERVKALLQDKLEGRMDEDVGSVVSVIEVHDIGEGAVLPNRPGVYYEAEFDALTYDPDMQEVIDGTVVETVEFGAFVGIGPVDGLLHVSQITDEYLTFDGANQQLASSDSDKTLGVDDAVRARIVTKSIDERNPRDSKIGLTAKQPGLGKHEWLESERRRREQQGESVEEAN; this comes from the coding sequence ATGTACAAGCGAGTACGACTCACAGACACGGTCGAAGTGCCGCCGAAACACCTGGCGGACGTCTCGAACGAACGGGTGAAAGCCCTGCTGCAGGACAAACTGGAGGGACGCATGGACGAGGACGTCGGCAGCGTCGTCAGCGTCATCGAGGTCCACGACATCGGGGAGGGAGCGGTGCTGCCGAACCGGCCCGGCGTCTACTACGAGGCCGAGTTCGACGCGCTCACCTACGATCCCGACATGCAGGAGGTCATCGACGGCACCGTCGTGGAGACGGTGGAGTTCGGTGCCTTCGTCGGGATCGGTCCGGTGGACGGCCTCCTCCACGTCTCCCAGATCACCGACGAGTATCTGACCTTCGACGGGGCGAACCAGCAGCTCGCCTCCTCGGACTCCGACAAGACGCTCGGCGTCGACGACGCCGTCCGGGCCCGCATCGTCACCAAGAGCATCGACGAGCGCAACCCCCGGGACTCGAAGATCGGCCTCACGGCCAAACAGCCCGGGTTGGGGAAACACGAGTGGCTCGAGTCCGAACGCCGCCGCCGTGAACAGCAGGGCGAGAGCGTCGAGGAGGCGAACTGA
- a CDS encoding DUF5810 domain-containing protein, whose protein sequence is MGYACPVCETPQRDGEHLAHHLAFTAMLHGGGHEEWLAEHAPEWADREPEELAAEVVEHAEEAEYHEVFEDTVHDRGRPDVGPRGTGTGHEHDHEHGHEHTHATAAGSNPSGFDEETQAALEEARELTRRMMADEGDGTDASSDEADNETDT, encoded by the coding sequence ATGGGATACGCGTGTCCGGTCTGTGAAACGCCGCAGCGCGACGGCGAGCACCTCGCACATCACCTCGCGTTCACGGCGATGTTGCACGGCGGCGGCCACGAGGAGTGGCTGGCGGAGCACGCCCCCGAGTGGGCCGACCGCGAGCCCGAGGAGCTCGCCGCCGAGGTCGTCGAGCACGCCGAGGAGGCCGAGTACCACGAGGTCTTCGAGGACACCGTCCACGATCGCGGCCGACCGGACGTGGGACCGCGCGGAACGGGAACCGGTCACGAACACGATCACGAGCACGGACACGAACACACACACGCGACCGCGGCCGGATCGAACCCAAGCGGATTCGACGAGGAGACGCAGGCGGCACTCGAGGAGGCGCGGGAGTTGACTCGTCGGATGATGGCGGACGAGGGCGATGGGACCGACGCGAGCAGCGACGAGGCCGACAACGAGACCGATACGTAA
- a CDS encoding translation initiation factor IF-2 subunit gamma — translation MTQDHTRPEVNIGLVGHVDHGKTTLVQALSGSWTDQHSEEMKRGISIRLGYADATFRECTGLEEPERYTVDADCPDGSTSEVMRTVSFVDAPGHETLMATMLSGAAIMDGAVLVVSATEDVPQAQTEEHLMALDIIGIDNVVIAQNKVDLVDRDRAVENYEQIQEFVEGTVAEDAPIVPVSAQQEVNLDLLIQAIEEEIPTPDRNSDAPPELFVARSFDINRPGTTFEDLTGGVIGGSLAEGELAVDDEIEIRPGREVEEGGQTEWRPLSTTVRSLQAGDDQVDVATPGGLLGVGTGLDPSLTKGDALAGQVAGEPGTLPPTRHAFEMDVELLDRIVGEGEVEEITTGEPLMLTVGTATTVGAVTSARDGECEVNLKRPVCAAEGVRIAINRRVGARWRLIGVGTLK, via the coding sequence GTGACACAAGACCATACACGACCGGAGGTGAACATCGGACTCGTCGGCCACGTCGACCACGGGAAGACGACGCTCGTCCAGGCGTTGTCGGGCTCGTGGACCGACCAGCACTCGGAGGAGATGAAGCGCGGGATCTCCATCCGGTTGGGCTACGCGGACGCGACGTTCCGCGAGTGCACCGGCCTCGAGGAGCCGGAACGATACACCGTCGATGCGGACTGTCCCGACGGCTCGACGAGCGAGGTGATGCGGACCGTCTCGTTCGTCGACGCGCCCGGCCACGAGACCCTGATGGCGACGATGCTGTCGGGGGCCGCGATCATGGACGGCGCCGTCCTCGTCGTCAGCGCGACCGAGGACGTACCGCAGGCACAGACCGAAGAGCACCTGATGGCGCTCGACATCATCGGGATCGACAACGTCGTCATCGCCCAGAACAAGGTCGACCTCGTCGACCGCGACCGGGCGGTGGAGAACTACGAGCAGATCCAGGAGTTCGTCGAGGGCACCGTCGCGGAGGACGCGCCGATCGTCCCCGTCTCGGCCCAACAGGAGGTCAACCTCGACCTCCTCATCCAGGCGATCGAGGAGGAGATCCCGACCCCGGACCGGAACTCGGACGCGCCCCCGGAGCTGTTCGTCGCCCGCTCGTTCGACATCAACCGCCCCGGGACGACCTTCGAGGACCTGACCGGCGGCGTCATCGGCGGGTCGCTCGCCGAGGGCGAACTCGCCGTCGACGACGAGATCGAGATCCGGCCCGGTCGCGAGGTCGAGGAGGGCGGCCAGACCGAGTGGCGGCCCCTCTCGACGACGGTCCGGTCGCTGCAGGCCGGCGACGACCAGGTCGACGTCGCCACGCCGGGCGGGCTGCTCGGCGTGGGCACCGGCCTCGATCCGAGCCTCACCAAGGGAGACGCGCTGGCCGGCCAGGTCGCCGGCGAGCCCGGGACGCTCCCCCCGACGCGACACGCCTTCGAGATGGACGTCGAGCTACTCGACCGGATCGTCGGCGAGGGCGAGGTCGAGGAGATCACCACCGGCGAACCGCTGATGCTCACCGTCGGGACGGCGACGACGGTCGGCGCCGTGACCAGCGCACGCGACGGCGAGTGCGAGGTGAACCTCAAGCGCCCGGTCTGTGCGGCCGAGGGCGTCCGGATCGCCATCAATCGCCGCGTGGGCGCGCGCTGGCGGCTCATCGGTGTCGGAACGCTGAAGTGA
- a CDS encoding GTP-dependent dephospho-CoA kinase family protein translates to MLTLPADLRSEFKEPLGPVTSDAVELLDRVERTREAHDAPAAPLVAVGDVVTYHLREAGRQPDVALLDGKTEREAVAAEIRRALTDVGDARLSVENPAGKLSRELLVALREALTSDEATVIEVAGEEDLAAVPAILAAPLGSSVVYGQPGEGMVHVAVTPDTRSRAGELLAGFDGDVAGALAALGLEGDAGGS, encoded by the coding sequence ATGCTGACTCTTCCTGCTGATCTCCGATCCGAGTTCAAGGAGCCGCTCGGCCCGGTGACGAGCGACGCGGTCGAGCTGCTCGACCGCGTCGAACGCACGCGCGAGGCCCACGACGCGCCGGCGGCGCCCCTCGTCGCCGTCGGCGACGTCGTCACCTACCACCTCCGTGAGGCCGGGCGCCAGCCCGACGTGGCGCTGCTCGACGGCAAGACCGAACGCGAGGCGGTCGCCGCCGAGATCCGCCGCGCGCTCACCGACGTCGGCGACGCACGGCTCTCCGTCGAAAACCCGGCCGGGAAACTCTCCCGTGAGCTGTTGGTCGCCCTCCGGGAGGCGCTCACGAGCGACGAGGCGACCGTGATCGAGGTAGCCGGCGAGGAGGACCTGGCCGCCGTCCCAGCGATCCTCGCCGCCCCGCTCGGGAGCAGCGTCGTCTACGGCCAGCCCGGCGAGGGGATGGTGCACGTTGCCGTGACGCCGGACACGCGGAGCCGCGCCGGCGAGCTCCTCGCGGGGTTCGACGGGGACGTCGCCGGCGCGCTCGCGGCGCTCGGCCTCGAGGGCGACGCCGGCGGATCCTAA
- a CDS encoding twitching motility protein PilT: MAPVEADVRLFEELDRLLGTYRAVVPDAVRAELDRLADGNGREATAARVGRDLADRADPIEPDGGDAAPDDVDRADPATENAERSTDDADGNGSTNEYADDVLVALAEAGVVAYVVTNDRPLKNRILARNVPVIGLRGRNALAITEP; encoded by the coding sequence ATGGCCCCGGTGGAGGCGGACGTCCGCCTGTTCGAGGAGCTGGACCGGCTCCTCGGGACGTACCGGGCCGTCGTCCCCGACGCGGTCCGGGCCGAACTCGACCGACTCGCGGACGGGAACGGACGCGAGGCGACGGCGGCACGAGTCGGCCGCGACCTGGCCGACCGTGCCGACCCGATCGAGCCCGACGGCGGCGACGCGGCACCCGACGACGTGGACCGCGCCGACCCGGCGACTGAGAACGCGGAGCGGTCGACCGACGACGCGGACGGGAACGGATCGACGAACGAGTACGCTGACGACGTGCTGGTCGCGCTCGCCGAGGCGGGCGTGGTCGCGTACGTCGTCACGAACGATCGCCCCCTCAAAAACCGGATCCTGGCGCGGAACGTACCAGTAATCGGTTTAAGGGGGCGGAACGCACTGGCGATAACGGAACCATAA
- a CDS encoding DUF2250 domain-containing protein, giving the protein MAASRCADLDRTDERVLSYLQECGADYPALIAGNTGLHVAHVERRLETLANTGLVEPVSGEVIYRLTDEGTDVIDSAPDSGPSV; this is encoded by the coding sequence ATGGCCGCAAGCCGGTGTGCCGACCTCGATCGAACCGACGAGCGGGTACTGTCGTACCTCCAGGAGTGTGGCGCCGACTATCCGGCGCTCATCGCCGGGAACACGGGACTCCACGTCGCCCACGTCGAACGGCGACTGGAGACGCTGGCGAACACAGGACTCGTCGAACCGGTGAGCGGCGAGGTCATCTACCGGCTGACCGACGAGGGAACCGACGTCATCGACTCGGCCCCGGATAGCGGCCCGTCGGTCTAG